Proteins from one Bacteroides zhangwenhongii genomic window:
- a CDS encoding glycoside hydrolase family 88/105 protein, with protein MKNNLVLLFFLALTVSVSAQSLPDRKETLEVMKKVNGYFMKKYADYTIPSFYGRVRPSNIWTRGVYYEGLMSLHSIYPREDYYEYAYDWAAFHKWGMRNGNTTRNADDHCCGQTYIDLYNICPQPEMIKNIKLSIDMLVNTPQVNDWWWIDAVQMAMPIFAKFGKMTGEQKYYDKMWDMYYYTRSQHDETGMFNQKDGLWWRDQDFNPPYKEPNGEDCYWSRGNGWVYAALVRVLNEIPSDELHRQDYINDFLTMSKALKKCQREDGFWNVSLHDPTNFGGKETSGTALFVYGMAWGVRNGLLDRSEYLPILLKAWNAMVKDAVHPNGFLGYVQGTGKEPKDGQPVTYKSVPDFEDYGVGCFLLAGTEVYKLK; from the coding sequence ATGAAAAATAATTTAGTGCTCTTATTCTTTCTTGCGTTGACGGTTTCTGTCAGTGCCCAATCTTTGCCCGACCGGAAGGAAACGCTGGAAGTCATGAAAAAAGTGAACGGTTACTTTATGAAAAAGTATGCCGATTACACGATTCCCAGTTTTTACGGCCGTGTACGTCCGAGCAATATTTGGACACGAGGTGTTTATTATGAAGGACTGATGTCGCTCCATTCTATCTATCCGCGCGAGGATTATTATGAATATGCTTATGATTGGGCAGCTTTCCATAAATGGGGAATGCGTAATGGCAACACTACCCGCAATGCCGATGACCATTGCTGCGGACAAACCTATATTGATTTATATAATATCTGTCCCCAACCGGAGATGATTAAGAATATCAAACTATCCATTGATATGCTGGTAAATACTCCGCAAGTCAATGACTGGTGGTGGATTGACGCCGTACAGATGGCAATGCCTATTTTTGCCAAATTCGGAAAAATGACCGGAGAGCAGAAATATTATGATAAGATGTGGGATATGTATTACTATACACGCAGCCAGCATGACGAAACGGGTATGTTCAATCAGAAGGACGGCTTGTGGTGGCGCGATCAGGATTTTAATCCTCCTTATAAGGAACCGAACGGTGAAGACTGCTATTGGAGTCGTGGCAACGGATGGGTATATGCCGCTTTGGTACGTGTGCTGAACGAGATCCCGTCAGACGAGCTGCATCGTCAGGATTATATAAATGATTTCCTTACCATGAGTAAGGCATTGAAGAAATGCCAGCGTGAAGATGGTTTCTGGAATGTCAGCCTGCATGATCCTACCAACTTCGGTGGAAAAGAAACTTCCGGAACGGCTCTTTTTGTATATGGAATGGCTTGGGGAGTGCGTAATGGCTTGTTGGACCGTAGTGAATACCTGCCCATTCTCTTGAAAGCATGGAATGCTATGGTAAAAGACGCTGTCCATCCGAACGGATTCTTGGGCTATGTTCAAGGGACAGGTAAAGAACCGAAAGACGGACAACCGGTGACTTATAAGAGTGTACCTGATTTTGAAGATTACGGTGTAGGTTGTTTCCTGCTTGCCGGAACGGAAGTGTATAAACTGAAATAA
- a CDS encoding fimbrillin family protein, protein MKNMYLAAAMAVSLAFTACSDDESGKADRAYNPIEILGTINDATDVQNTRAVGSSWGADDRIGVTVDGPASGNAVDTYINIQYRKDNGNAFRVVNEGSVDNNIRLKGDGAYTLAAYYPYQGENGTLPGEEGVITKKISGADQSADKQPQIDFLFAEATEVYADSPVTFNFTHRMAKIILRFAAKNGATLNDMTVHLKSLQLEGTFDVNTGEAVAKEGSTPDSELTVDVTKPSEGEMNVSIILFPQEMTENVLLEVRMNNETYTEYVPAQNLLAGHAYPYNVTFENPAMTIKTAEIADWVVESDKDVTASVTE, encoded by the coding sequence ATGAAAAACATGTATCTGGCTGCCGCTATGGCAGTATCATTGGCTTTTACAGCTTGTAGTGATGATGAATCGGGAAAAGCGGACCGTGCTTATAATCCAATCGAGATTTTGGGGACTATCAATGATGCGACTGATGTTCAGAATACCCGTGCTGTCGGCTCAAGCTGGGGAGCTGACGACCGTATCGGAGTCACTGTGGACGGACCGGCGAGTGGTAATGCAGTCGATACTTATATCAATATTCAGTATCGTAAAGACAATGGTAATGCATTCCGTGTTGTGAACGAAGGTTCTGTGGATAACAATATCCGTTTGAAGGGTGATGGCGCATACACATTGGCGGCGTATTATCCTTATCAGGGAGAGAACGGTACTTTGCCGGGAGAAGAAGGAGTGATAACAAAGAAAATAAGCGGAGCAGACCAGTCTGCCGATAAACAACCTCAGATTGACTTCCTTTTCGCAGAGGCTACCGAAGTATATGCGGATTCTCCCGTAACATTTAATTTTACACATCGGATGGCTAAAATCATTCTTCGTTTCGCGGCAAAGAATGGTGCTACATTGAATGATATGACTGTACATCTGAAAAGTCTGCAACTGGAAGGTACATTTGATGTGAATACCGGAGAGGCGGTTGCTAAAGAAGGATCTACTCCCGATTCTGAGTTGACAGTGGATGTAACCAAACCGTCGGAAGGGGAAATGAATGTTTCCATCATCCTGTTCCCGCAAGAAATGACTGAAAATGTGTTGTTGGAAGTCAGAATGAATAATGAGACTTATACTGAATATGTTCCTGCACAAAATCTGTTGGCCGGTCATGCATATCCTTACAATGTGACATTTGAAAATCCTGCCATGACTATTAAGACTGCTGAAATTGCCGATTGGGTTGTGGAAAGTGACAAGGATGTGACAGCGTCAGTGACAGAGTGA
- a CDS encoding fimbrillin family protein: MKQYKFIQKLLLAVLALGCASCSQDEETQVNQQNLVVLNVTDAGLVSSESQTRTADKGFVTTFTQGDQLGLFAVKNGVIMDEINNMLLTYNGSSWSGKPILYDERLEGVVFYAYYPYQADMTGKTDLQGEDFFTPLVDSWNLTNAQSDQKEYAKQDLMTSGKTELIGENGNYSLSFQLSHRMSLVVVKLPSTHYLFTDAEGTVLPEETPYIAKPNPASISFEIEEEKILPYYDAAKDEYRLLRKPSSAETITGYYNGKKCSLVTEGKMEQGKYKRFVVDGGHQEKKHHLQVGDFYYADGNIVSVTDENPSVKGCIGVVYYVGNPQPSVLYNKMENPTDGYTADQDVLLREHANCTHGLVVSLGNETYDEAILWSDTRRFFINDWLKEQSFSDDYISIYGYNYPEQKRMLGYNNTKILELYTAVKMNVIEQMKNYRREVLTPKTVSTEWYLPSQYELLTILYDETDILNSQLSKIGGQTLQVGEYWSSTERANYLMYSLVLGSNSIKETAAKDTDKCFYRFALAF, from the coding sequence ATGAAACAATATAAATTTATACAAAAACTGTTGTTGGCAGTGTTGGCATTGGGTTGTGCAAGCTGCTCACAGGATGAAGAAACACAAGTAAATCAGCAAAATCTGGTTGTATTGAATGTGACTGATGCAGGGTTGGTAAGTAGTGAATCGCAGACGCGCACGGCTGACAAAGGATTTGTGACTACCTTCACGCAGGGTGATCAATTAGGACTGTTCGCAGTGAAGAATGGTGTGATTATGGATGAAATAAATAATATGCTGCTCACTTACAATGGTTCTAGTTGGTCGGGTAAACCGATATTATATGATGAAAGATTGGAGGGTGTAGTATTTTATGCGTATTATCCTTATCAAGCAGATATGACAGGTAAAACTGATTTGCAGGGAGAGGATTTCTTTACTCCTCTTGTGGATAGTTGGAATTTGACTAATGCACAAAGTGACCAGAAAGAGTACGCAAAACAGGATTTGATGACTTCGGGTAAGACGGAGCTAATTGGTGAAAATGGAAATTATTCATTGAGTTTTCAATTATCGCATCGTATGAGTTTGGTTGTGGTGAAGTTGCCTTCTACACATTATCTATTTACGGATGCAGAGGGAACGGTACTTCCGGAAGAAACTCCTTATATTGCGAAACCGAATCCGGCGAGTATTTCGTTTGAGATAGAAGAAGAGAAAATATTACCTTATTATGATGCAGCTAAGGATGAGTATCGCCTGTTGAGAAAACCGTCGTCTGCAGAAACGATTACAGGGTATTATAATGGAAAGAAATGTTCATTAGTGACAGAAGGTAAAATGGAGCAAGGCAAATATAAACGCTTTGTTGTTGATGGTGGTCATCAGGAAAAGAAACATCATTTGCAGGTGGGTGATTTTTATTATGCAGATGGTAACATTGTCTCTGTGACAGATGAAAATCCTTCGGTCAAAGGATGTATTGGCGTGGTTTATTATGTGGGAAATCCTCAGCCTTCTGTTTTGTATAATAAAATGGAGAATCCTACGGATGGGTATACGGCAGACCAGGATGTATTATTAAGAGAACATGCGAATTGTACTCATGGATTAGTTGTATCTTTAGGGAACGAAACTTATGATGAGGCTATACTTTGGTCTGATACAAGGAGGTTCTTTATTAATGATTGGCTTAAAGAACAATCGTTTAGTGATGATTATATTTCAATTTATGGCTATAATTATCCTGAACAGAAAAGAATGTTAGGTTATAATAATACTAAAATTTTAGAATTGTATACTGCTGTTAAAATGAATGTTATAGAACAAATGAAAAATTATAGACGAGAAGTATTAACACCTAAAACAGTAAGTACGGAATGGTATTTACCTTCACAGTATGAACTTCTTACTATACTATATGATGAGACAGACATTCTAAATTCACAATTGTCTAAAATTGGAGGTCAAACATTACAGGTTGGTGAATATTGGTCAAGTACAGAAAGAGCGAATTATCTTATGTATTCTCTTGTTTTAGGCTCTAATTCTATAAAAGAAACTGCAGCAAAAGATACAGATAAATGTTTCTATCGGTTTGCTCTTGCTTTCTGA
- a CDS encoding rhamnogalacturonan acetylesterase, which translates to MKKIALLLNVLLVATICVAQKQTYKFDFSSDKKVKEGYLKVTPQTLFNNEQGYGYDLQPAWDGKSNKPFFFSVNVPDGNYKVTVVIGSKNEPASTTVRGESRRLFIENLSTKKGELKTETFTINKRNIKISGKERVRIKSREKNKLNWDDKLTLEFNGESPRLNSLIIEPVENVPTVYLCGNSTVVDYDNEPWGAWGQMIPRFFTDKVCIANHAESGLSANTFISGNRLKKIMSQIKKGDYLLVEFGHNDQKQKQPGTGAYFSFVYNLKIFIDEARAKGANPVLVTPTCRRRFDKEGKSVNTHGEYPDAIRWVAQKENIPLIELNGMTTMLCDALGVDGSMKLYVHYPAGTFPGQTREFKDNSHFSTYGAYETAKCVVEGMKKAKLDIANYLRADYKGFNPAQPDKFETFKWNLCPFTEIEKPDGN; encoded by the coding sequence ATGAAAAAGATTGCATTATTGCTAAATGTTTTACTGGTTGCAACGATATGTGTTGCCCAAAAGCAGACCTATAAGTTCGATTTTAGTTCGGATAAGAAAGTAAAGGAGGGATATTTGAAGGTTACGCCTCAGACTTTGTTTAACAATGAACAAGGCTATGGGTATGATTTACAACCCGCATGGGATGGCAAAAGTAACAAACCTTTCTTCTTTTCGGTGAATGTTCCTGATGGAAATTATAAAGTGACAGTGGTAATAGGCAGTAAGAATGAACCCGCCAGCACTACGGTACGTGGTGAGTCGCGCCGTTTGTTTATAGAAAACCTGTCTACCAAGAAAGGGGAATTGAAAACAGAGACGTTTACAATTAATAAGCGTAATATTAAAATATCCGGGAAAGAGAGAGTACGTATCAAATCCCGTGAGAAGAATAAACTTAATTGGGATGATAAACTGACACTGGAATTTAACGGAGAATCTCCCCGTTTGAACTCTTTAATAATAGAACCTGTGGAGAATGTTCCGACCGTTTATCTTTGTGGCAATTCAACGGTTGTGGACTACGACAATGAACCTTGGGGAGCTTGGGGACAAATGATTCCCCGTTTCTTCACGGATAAAGTGTGCATAGCCAATCATGCCGAATCCGGTTTGTCCGCTAATACCTTTATCAGTGGCAACCGTTTGAAAAAAATCATGTCCCAGATTAAAAAAGGAGATTATCTTCTCGTTGAATTCGGTCATAATGATCAAAAGCAGAAGCAACCGGGAACAGGGGCTTACTTTTCTTTTGTCTATAATCTGAAAATATTTATTGATGAGGCCCGTGCTAAGGGAGCCAATCCGGTGCTGGTCACTCCTACTTGTCGCCGTCGTTTTGACAAAGAAGGAAAATCTGTAAATACGCATGGGGAATATCCGGACGCCATTCGTTGGGTAGCACAAAAGGAGAATATTCCTTTGATAGAGCTTAATGGGATGACAACCATGCTTTGTGATGCTTTAGGAGTTGACGGCTCCATGAAATTATATGTTCACTATCCGGCAGGAACTTTTCCCGGACAAACGAGAGAGTTCAAGGATAATTCTCATTTCAGTACGTATGGCGCTTATGAGACTGCGAAGTGTGTGGTGGAAGGAATGAAAAAGGCAAAATTGGATATTGCCAATTATTTGAGAGCAGATTATAAAGGATTCAACCCTGCCCAACCGGATAAATTTGAAACTTTCAAATGGAATTTATGTCCATTTACGGAGATAGAAAAACCGGACGGTAATTAA
- a CDS encoding alpha-L-rhamnosidase: MKKNTLLIGLLLVSGTLAAQDWPAVQTEARPGSRWWWMGNTVDIPNLTYNIDEYAKAGLGTLEVTPIYGVQGMDDKELKFLSPEWTTMLKHTQAEANRNGMQIDMNTGTGWPFGGPEVTLEDAATKAIFQEYKIEGGEESTLNLEVKDPKQAKVAKLNKVMAYNAQGQKLDITSKVKDYRLTWKAPKGEWRIIALYIGKTQQKVKRAAPGGEGYVMNHLDKGSVKRYLDKFDRAFQRDKVTYPKTFFNDSYEVYQADWTPTLLEEFAHRRGYKLENYFPEFLDEKRPEITTRIITDYRETISDLLIENFTRQWTAWAHKHGSITRNQGHGSPANLIDVYASVDIPECEGFGLSQFHIKGLRQDSLTRKNDSDISMLKYASSAAHITGKPYTSSETFTWLTEHFRTSLSQCKPDMDLMFVSGVNHMFFHGTPYSPKEAEWPGWLFYATINMSPTNSIWRDAPAFFQYITRCQSFLQMGKPDNDFLVYLPVYDMWEEQPGRLLLFDIHQMAKRAPKFIKTIHQITSNGYDVDYISDKYLQNTRYEGGNLRTEGGSNYKAIIVPAVKYMPEKVLAHLVSLAKQGATIVFMENYPKDVPGFGNLESRRNAFTKVQKQLPDISDFNQSISSSFGKGHIITGTDYAATLGKCKVMPEEMKTNFGLQYIRRQHSTGHHYFISSLQDKGVDNWITLSVNEPTAMLFDPMTGEKGKAQTRIKDGKLQVYLQLQSGESVILQTFDHPVETQAWKYIQEQPVSLSLDHDWTLRFVQSTPAIEGTFAIDSPTSWTEINHPNAKINMGTGLYSLETVLPTLNADDWILDLGDLRESARIRINGKEAGTVWAAPFRLKVGKYLQPGKNLIEIEVTNLPANRIAELDRQNVPWRKFKEINFVGLNYKKNKYDSWEVLPSGLNGGVKLIPITTL, from the coding sequence ATGAAGAAAAATACACTATTGATAGGTCTCCTGCTTGTCAGCGGAACCTTAGCGGCACAAGATTGGCCGGCAGTCCAAACAGAAGCACGTCCCGGAAGCAGATGGTGGTGGATGGGAAATACAGTCGATATTCCAAATCTGACTTACAACATCGATGAATATGCTAAAGCCGGATTGGGAACATTGGAAGTGACTCCAATCTACGGGGTACAAGGAATGGACGACAAAGAACTGAAATTCCTGTCACCCGAATGGACGACTATGTTAAAGCATACCCAGGCAGAAGCAAATAGAAACGGTATGCAGATTGATATGAATACCGGAACCGGTTGGCCTTTCGGAGGACCGGAAGTTACGTTGGAGGACGCTGCCACCAAAGCCATATTTCAGGAATACAAGATAGAAGGAGGGGAAGAAAGCACTCTCAATCTGGAGGTAAAAGACCCTAAGCAAGCAAAGGTTGCAAAGTTGAATAAAGTTATGGCCTACAATGCACAGGGACAGAAACTGGATATTACCTCAAAAGTAAAAGATTACCGGCTCACATGGAAAGCTCCCAAAGGAGAGTGGCGAATCATTGCATTATATATAGGAAAGACACAGCAAAAAGTAAAGCGTGCCGCTCCCGGAGGGGAAGGTTATGTAATGAACCACTTGGATAAGGGAAGCGTTAAACGTTATCTTGACAAATTCGACAGGGCTTTTCAAAGAGATAAGGTCACTTACCCCAAAACATTCTTCAATGATTCGTATGAAGTGTACCAAGCCGATTGGACACCTACCCTATTGGAAGAGTTCGCCCACCGAAGAGGATACAAATTAGAAAACTACTTCCCCGAGTTTCTGGATGAAAAACGACCGGAAATAACTACACGCATCATAACGGATTACCGGGAGACGATCTCCGACTTACTGATTGAGAACTTCACCCGGCAATGGACCGCATGGGCACATAAGCATGGAAGTATCACGCGTAACCAAGGGCATGGTTCACCCGCCAATCTGATTGATGTATATGCCTCCGTAGATATTCCGGAATGTGAAGGTTTCGGACTTTCCCAATTCCATATCAAAGGATTACGCCAGGATTCACTTACCCGCAAGAACGATTCGGACATTTCAATGCTGAAATATGCCTCTTCCGCTGCCCATATCACAGGAAAGCCATATACATCCAGTGAGACGTTTACCTGGTTGACGGAACATTTCCGGACTTCACTGTCTCAATGTAAACCGGATATGGATCTGATGTTTGTCTCCGGAGTGAACCATATGTTTTTTCACGGCACTCCCTATTCTCCCAAAGAAGCGGAATGGCCGGGCTGGTTATTTTACGCCACTATCAATATGTCACCGACCAATAGCATCTGGCGCGACGCCCCGGCTTTTTTCCAATACATCACCCGTTGCCAGAGTTTCCTGCAAATGGGTAAGCCTGATAATGACTTCCTTGTTTATCTTCCAGTATATGATATGTGGGAAGAACAACCGGGACGGCTTCTCTTATTCGACATCCACCAAATGGCCAAGCGTGCTCCGAAGTTTATAAAAACCATCCACCAGATAACCTCCAATGGTTACGATGTAGACTATATTTCGGACAAGTACCTCCAGAATACCCGCTACGAGGGAGGAAATCTCCGTACAGAAGGAGGCAGTAACTATAAAGCAATTATCGTGCCCGCTGTAAAATATATGCCGGAGAAAGTATTGGCACATCTTGTTTCATTGGCAAAACAAGGAGCAACAATTGTATTCATGGAGAATTATCCTAAAGATGTTCCCGGATTTGGTAATCTGGAAAGTCGCAGAAATGCTTTCACAAAAGTTCAAAAACAGCTTCCCGACATCAGCGATTTTAACCAAAGCATTAGCAGTTCATTCGGAAAAGGACATATCATAACCGGTACGGATTATGCTGCGACATTAGGTAAATGCAAGGTAATGCCTGAAGAGATGAAGACGAACTTCGGTCTGCAATATATCCGCCGCCAACACAGCACCGGACACCATTATTTCATCTCTTCCTTGCAAGACAAAGGAGTGGATAATTGGATTACTCTCAGTGTAAATGAACCAACAGCCATGCTGTTTGATCCGATGACCGGAGAAAAAGGAAAAGCGCAAACCCGGATAAAGGACGGAAAGTTACAAGTATATCTGCAATTACAGTCCGGCGAAAGTGTGATTCTTCAAACATTCGATCATCCGGTTGAGACTCAAGCATGGAAATATATCCAAGAGCAACCTGTCAGCCTCAGCCTCGACCATGACTGGACGTTGCGTTTTGTACAAAGTACCCCCGCTATCGAAGGAACTTTCGCTATCGATAGCCCGACTTCATGGACGGAAATCAACCATCCGAACGCAAAAATCAATATGGGTACAGGGTTATACAGTCTTGAGACAGTTCTGCCTACGCTAAACGCCGATGATTGGATTCTCGATCTGGGAGATTTACGGGAAAGCGCCCGCATACGCATTAACGGTAAAGAAGCGGGAACTGTCTGGGCCGCACCTTTCCGGTTAAAGGTCGGCAAATATCTGCAACCGGGCAAGAATCTGATTGAGATTGAGGTGACCAATCTTCCCGCTAACCGTATTGCAGAATTAGACAGACAAAACGTTCCCTGGCGCAAGTTTAAAGAAATCAATTTTGTAGGACTCAACTACAAAAAGAATAAATACGACAGT
- a CDS encoding fimbrillin family protein, which produces MKRNKLALSCLLMVTGFFGACTDMAEDDFQNNKYPVELMAEKADMTFTRAIGEKTSWNGGEEISLYDGVTQKLYEVLASKEMIAKNNDPLYWYTTTEEETLFAWYPASETLLTGWSVPEDQTIEEAYNQADFLYAYEKMKFRSDRKLTFRHGTVKLIINVKGDDDTVSEKDLEGAVFTVRTVTKATISEGKISPAEGVETSVMHPFVSEVRKDYVASYRMLTVPQDMSGKLFFQVELKDGRKFTHTPGNGEGILESGHQYTYNIGVGKPGLVVEVEKNSASWDGDDESVEGTDDAE; this is translated from the coding sequence ATGAAAAGAAATAAATTAGCCCTTTCTTGCTTATTGATGGTAACAGGTTTCTTCGGAGCGTGTACCGATATGGCAGAAGATGACTTTCAGAATAATAAGTATCCGGTAGAATTGATGGCGGAAAAGGCGGATATGACCTTTACCCGTGCTATTGGAGAAAAGACCTCTTGGAATGGTGGAGAGGAAATATCTCTTTATGATGGCGTTACGCAGAAATTATATGAGGTTTTGGCTTCCAAGGAAATGATAGCCAAGAATAACGATCCTCTTTATTGGTACACAACTACGGAGGAAGAGACTTTATTTGCCTGGTATCCGGCTTCGGAGACATTGCTGACCGGATGGTCTGTACCGGAAGATCAGACTATTGAAGAGGCGTACAATCAGGCGGATTTCCTTTATGCGTATGAAAAGATGAAATTCCGTAGCGATCGGAAACTTACTTTCCGTCATGGAACGGTTAAGTTGATTATTAATGTAAAAGGAGATGACGATACGGTATCAGAGAAAGATTTGGAAGGTGCGGTATTTACTGTAAGAACTGTGACTAAAGCAACTATTTCCGAAGGGAAGATCAGCCCTGCGGAGGGTGTGGAGACTTCCGTGATGCATCCGTTTGTATCGGAAGTTAGAAAAGATTATGTTGCTTCTTATCGGATGTTGACGGTTCCTCAGGATATGTCAGGTAAACTGTTTTTTCAGGTAGAGTTGAAAGATGGGAGAAAGTTTACCCATACACCGGGCAATGGTGAAGGAATTTTGGAAAGCGGACACCAGTATACATATAATATAGGAGTAGGAAAACCGGGACTCGTGGTGGAAGTAGAGAAGAATTCAGCGTCATGGGATGGTGATGATGAATCAGTGGAAGGAACTGATGATGCAGAGTAA